One Carassius auratus strain Wakin chromosome 4, ASM336829v1, whole genome shotgun sequence DNA segment encodes these proteins:
- the LOC113059172 gene encoding SH3 and multiple ankyrin repeat domains protein 3-like isoform X4, translated as MPISPPADGKHEALDRPRQQHTPTNGNHGDDSIRSSPGTKSSSDPMEDLHGNAVVIRIGIPDLQQTKCLRLDLEAPVWVCKQRVLVTLTQSLTDVLNYGLYLPAFNGRAGKFLDEERLLREYPFPTVTPVPYLEFRYKRRVYTQSYVDDKQLAKLHTKANLKKFMEYVQQRCVDKVCRFLEKGLDPNFHDADSGESPLTLVAQLDTCADLIKVLRSGGAHLDFRTRDGLTALHKAVQTHNHVALTTLLDLGASPDYKDSRGLTPLYHSAMVGGDPYCCELLLYDHAQLGYSDENGWQEIHQACRHGNVQHLEHLLFYGAEMSAQNASGNTALHLCALYNQEGCARVLLFRGANKEIKNYNNQTAFQVAIIAGNFDLAEIIKIHKTSDVVPFRETPSYSSRRRAVCVSPRRSLLRSASDNALDESLPAPSPAPSLRSLPPLEPDDTTSSQRSPQAAHTHTRSLRRHTRSGGHLSPGSPVQRDPSPPAVSRGPKRRLYSAVPGRTFIAVSSHTPQGEGEITLNRGERVKVLSIGEGGFWEGSVKGRTGWFPAHCVEEVQMRQYDPRLETREDRTKRLFRHYTVGSYDNYTSYSDYVIEEKSATLQKRDSEGFGFVLRGAKAETPIEEFTPTPAFPALQYLESVDLEGVAWRAGLRTGDFLIEVNGVSVVKVGHRQVVSLIRQGGSRLVMKVVSVTRKPDTGDVIRKKAPPPPKRDPSTSLTLRSKSMTAELEELASRRRRGEKLDEMLSSPKEPVVVMRPRPADSDSRAATVKQRPSSRRITQAEINSLLERQGLPISSLAVDKSHMQLPRGMSRTKSFGAPEDERISALIGEHRFPRSSSMTDSFRQDSIPPPPQTAPPPPPTPYFLDSGPPPSFHPPPPPSRAANQSRSSFRPGAEPKLHGPVTTDRQRKTRSMIILQDTTHLPVEPAPIARPQTPTSGVVPPERGRRRGPPVENPYANVGRLSAVYTPTKPQRRKSQLVKQGPVEEGAATTSRDPSPLGGSRIPHSSRAEQFQQQVLSERARITPPGARRRPSVFLSVEGGTTEPQTTPLLSQSHSVDELAELPPPAPMLSPGPPPGGTTFIHPLTGRPLDPSSPLALALAARERALSGRNTPTPTPSPTPSPTQGRAVERPETEGGATPPAPLEAPPSNSWRDEPVSITETASQVTSGSPGSGRSLEEVLVPPNVQGVQPALLDTEHTPPTVPPTLPSPAPTLSNLTARSLTMSSEEDAEPYTVTLPPALLSSSDEETREELRKIGLVPPPQPFSNGLLIKETPKATLSISPSGSRPSIAKTSSGKASDSTADSGVEDPHMETTSTVSTVSSMSTLSSESTDSTHASKPRSGLGRGRPAHLRDPLLKQSSDSELLPHPPSTGPSRPRYLFQRRSKLWGEEPRGQMGGSDESRPAAMGAELLSKDTHSLSEEPPMGAPLDPGRRSPVGGARCEENGEESKS; from the exons AAATGCCTGCGATTGGACCTTGAGGCTCCAGTGTGGGTTTGTAAGCAGCGAGTTCTGGTCACTCTGACACAAAGCCTGACCGATGTGCTTAACTATGGCCTCTACCTCCCTGCCTTTAACGGGCGCGCCGGAAAGTTCCTTGATGAGGAGAGATTGCTCAGGGAGTATCCGTTCCCTACGGTCACACCTGTACCGTACCTAGAG TTCCGTTACAAGAGGCGTGTTTACACTCAGAGCTATGTAGATGACAAGCAACTGGCCAAACTACACACCAAG GCCAATCTAAAGAAGTTTATGGAGTATGTTCAACAAAGGTGTGTGGACAAGGTCTGCAGGTTCCTGGAGAAAGGGCTGGACCCCAACTTTCATGATGCTGATAGTGGGG AATCTCCTCTCACTCTCGTGGCCCAGCTGGACACTTGTGCCGATCTGATTAAGGTGTTAAGGAGCGGAGGAGCCCATCTGGACTTCAGAACCAGAGACGGCCTCACGGCGCTGCACAAAGCGGTCCAGACGCACAACCATGTAGCATTGACT ACATTGTTGGATCTGGGGGCGTCTCCGGACTATAAAGACAGTCGTGGGCTCACCCCCCTCTATCACAGTGCCATGGTTGGGGGAGATCCATACTGCTGCGAGCTGCTGCTGTACGATCACGCCCAGCTGGGCTACAGTGATGAGAACGGCTGGCAGGAGATCCATCAG GCTTGTCGTCATGGAAACGTGCAGCACCTTGAGCACCTGTTATTCTATGGAGCGGAGATGAGCGCTCAGAATGCCTCAGGAAACACAGCACTACACCTGTGTGCCCTCTACAACCAG GAAGGCTGTGCTAGAGTTCTCCTGTTTCGAGGAGCAAATAAAGAAATCAAGAACTACAACAACCAAACAGCATTTCAG GTTGCTATCATCGCAGGGAACTTTGACCTGGCAGAAATCATCAAGATTCATAAAACCTCAGATGTCG TGCCTTTCAGGGAGACCCCTTCTTATTCGTCTCGGCGGCGTGCGGTCTGCGTATCACCACGTCGCTCTCTGCTGCGATCGGCCAGTGATAATGCTCTAGATGAGAGTCTGCCAGCTCCCTCTCCGGCCCCCTCACTTCGCAGCCTACCCCCGCTGGAGCCCGACGACACCACCTCGTCCCAGCGCAGCCCCCAGGctgctcacactcacacacgtaGCCTCAGGAGACACACCCGCTCAGGAGGACACCTCAG CCCTGGCAGTCCTGTACAGAGAGATCCGAGTCCTCCTGCCGTGTCTCGAGGGCCCAAGCGACGGCTGTACAGTGCGGTGCCCGGCCGAACCTTCATCGCTGTCAGCTCCCACACTCCACAGGGCGAGGGTGAGATCACACTCAACCGAGGAGAGAGGGTCAAAG TGCTAAGCATAGGTGAAGGTGGATTCTGGGAAGGGTCAGTTAAAGGACGAACTGGCTGGTTTCCTGCCCACTGTGTAGAGGAAGTCCAGATGAGACAATATGACCCACGACTTG AGACAAGAGAGGATCGCACCAAGAGACTTTTCAGGCACTACACTGTTGGCTCCTACGACAACTATACCTCTTACAG TGATTATGTTATAGAAGAAAAAAGTGCAACGTTGCAGAAGAGAGACAGTGAAGGATTCGGCTTTGTGCTTCGGGGAGCTAAAG CTGAGACACCCATAGAAGAGTTCACACCTACTCCTGCTTTTCCTGCTCTGCAATATCTGGAGTCTGTGGATCTGGAAGGGGTAGCGTGGAGGGCAGGGTTAAGGACTGGAGATTTCCTCATagag GTAAATGGGGTGAGCGTAGTCAAGGTGGGACATAGGCAGGTGGTATCACTGATTCGGCAAGGTGGAAGTCGGCTAGTAATGAAGGTGGTGTCTGTCACACGCAAACCTGACACTGGAGACGTCATCCGCAAGAAAG cCCCACCACCTCCCAAAAGAGACCCAAGCACCAGCCTGACCCTGCGCTCAAAAAGCATGACTGCAGAACTGGAGGAGCTGG CGTCAAGGAGAAGGAGGGGAG AGAAGTTGGATGAGATGTTGAGTTCGCCCAAAGAACCGGTTGTAGTGATGAGGCCACGTCCTGCGGATTCAGACTCCAGAGCAGCCACTGTGAAACAGAGACCATCAAGTCGCCGCATCACACAGGCTGAGATCAAT tCTCTTTTAGAGAGGCAGGGTTTGCCAATAAGTTCCCTGGCTGTGGACAAAAGTCACATGCAGCTGCCTCGGGGAATGTCAAGAACCAAGTCATTTG GTGCTCCTGAAGATGAAAGAATTTCAGCCTTGATTGGAGAGCATCGCTTTCCGAGAAGCTCCTCGATGACTGACAGCTTTAGACAAGATAGTATTCCGCCCCCTCCACAGACAGCTCCTCCACCACCTCCCACTCCCTACTTCCTAGATTCCGGGCCACCACCATCCTTTCATCCACCTCCGCCCCCTTCTCGCGCTGCCAACCAGAGCCGTTCAAGCTTCCGCCCAGGGGCGGAGCCCAAACTCCATGGCCCAGTCACGACAGACCGCCAGCGAAAAACACGCTCCATGATCATTCTTCAGGACACTACCCATTTGCCAGTGGAGCCTGCCCCTATTGCAAGACCACAAACGCCTACCTCTGGAGTGGTTCCACCTGAACGTGGCCGTAGGCGTGGACCACCTGTGGAGAATCCGTATGCTAACGTAGGTCGTCTAAGTGCAGTCTATACTCCTACCAAGCCCCAGCGTAGAAAGAGCCAATTAGTCAAACAAGGACCAGTTGAGGAGGGAGCTGCTACAACTAGTAGAGACCCCTCTCCTTTGGGAGGGTCACGGATTCCCCACAGTAGCCGAGCAGAGCAGTTCCAACAGCAAGTTCTCTCTGAGAGAGCTAGAATTACACCTCCAGGTGCCCGACGCAGACCGAGCGTTTTCCTATCTGTAGAAGGAGGCACGACTGAGCCGCAAACAACCCCATTACTTTCTCAGTCCCACTCAGTGGATGAGTTGGCCGAGCTGCCTCCACCTGCACCAATGCTTTCCCCTGGCCCACCACCAGGGGGCACCACTTTTATACACCCTCTAACAGGTCGACCACTGGATCCTTCCTCACCACTAGCACTTGCACTGGCTGCACGAGAACGTGCCCTTAGTGGCCGGAATACACCCACTCCTACACCTTCGCCCACACCTTCGCCCACTCAAGGTCGAGCAGTTGAAAGGCCAGAGACAGAAGGAGGAGCGACACCACCTGCTCCTCTTGAGGCTCCTCCATCAAATTCCTGGAGAGACGAACCGGTTAGCATCACAGAAACGGCAAGCCAAGTGACTAGCGGTAGCCCTGGGTCTGGACGAAGCCTGGAAGAGGTACTTGTCCCGCCAAACGTGCAAGGTGTCCAACCTGCACTGTTGGATACAGAACATACCCCACCGACAGTCCCACCCACTCTACCTTCCCCTGCCCCTACCCTCTCAAATCTGACTGCTCGAAGTCTGACTATGAGCTCTGAGGAGGATGCGGAGCCTTACACAGTGACACTTCCCCCTGCATTGCTCTCGTCCAGTGATGAGGAAACCAGAGAGGAGCTTCGGAAGATAGGCCTCGTGCCGCCCCCTCAACCATTCTCTAATGGCCTTCTAATTAAAGAAACACCCAAAGCCACTCTAAGTATTTCACCTAGTGGATCACGGCCATCCATTGCAAAGACCTCCTCTGGGAAAGCAAGTGATTCTACGGCAGACTCTGGTGTTGAAGACCCACATATGGAGACCACCAGTACAGTTTCCACAGTCTCCAGCATGTCCACTTTGTCTTCGGAGAGCACAGACTCCACTCATGCTAGTAAACCACGTTCTGGGTTGGGGCGTGGTCGCCCCGCCCATCTCAGGGACCCACTGCTTAAACAGTCATCAGACAGTGAGCTGCTTCCACACCCACCCAGCACAGGCCCCAGCCGTCCACGCTACCTATTCCAAAGACGTTCCAAACTCTGGGGGGAAGAGCCCCGGGGCCAGATGGGTGGGTCTGATGAAAGTCGGCCTGCTGCAATGGGGGCAGAGTTGCTAAGCAAAGACACTCATTCACTGAGTGAGGAGCCACCGATGGGAGCACCTCTTGACCCTGGCAGGAGATCACCTGTGGGAGGTGCCAG ATGTGAGGAGAATGGAGAAGAGAGTAAATCGTAG
- the LOC113059172 gene encoding SH3 and multiple ankyrin repeat domains protein 3-like isoform X2: protein MPISPPADGKHEALDRPRQQHTPTNGNHGDDSIRSSPGTKSSSDPMEDLHGNAVVIRIGIPDLQQTKCLRLDLEAPVWVCKQRVLVTLTQSLTDVLNYGLYLPAFNGRAGKFLDEERLLREYPFPTVTPVPYLEFRYKRRVYTQSYVDDKQLAKLHTKANLKKFMEYVQQRCVDKVCRFLEKGLDPNFHDADSGESPLTLVAQLDTCADLIKVLRSGGAHLDFRTRDGLTALHKAVQTHNHVALTTLLDLGASPDYKDSRGLTPLYHSAMVGGDPYCCELLLYDHAQLGYSDENGWQEIHQACRHGNVQHLEHLLFYGAEMSAQNASGNTALHLCALYNQEGCARVLLFRGANKEIKNYNNQTAFQVAIIAGNFDLAEIIKIHKTSDVVPFRETPSYSSRRRAVCVSPRRSLLRSASDNALDESLPAPSPAPSLRSLPPLEPDDTTSSQRSPQAAHTHTRSLRRHTRSGGHLSPGSPVQRDPSPPAVSRGPKRRLYSAVPGRTFIAVSSHTPQGEGEITLNRGERVKVLSIGEGGFWEGSVKGRTGWFPAHCVEEVQMRQYDPRLETREDRTKRLFRHYTVGSYDNYTSYSDYVIEEKSATLQKRDSEGFGFVLRGAKAETPIEEFTPTPAFPALQYLESVDLEGVAWRAGLRTGDFLIEVNGVSVVKVGHRQVVSLIRQGGSRLVMKVVSVTRKPDTGDVIRKKAPPPPKRDPSTSLTLRSKSMTAELEELEKLDEMLSSPKEPVVVMRPRPADSDSRAATVKQRPSSRRITQAEINSLLERQGLPISSLAVDKSHMQLPRGMSRTKSFGAPEDERISALIGEHRFPRSSSMTDSFRQDSIPPPPQTAPPPPPTPYFLDSGPPPSFHPPPPPSRAANQSRSSFRPGAEPKLHGPVTTDRQRKTRSMIILQDTTHLPVEPAPIARPQTPTSGVVPPERGRRRGPPVENPYANVGRLSAVYTPTKPQRRKSQLVKQGPVEEGAATTSRDPSPLGGSRIPHSSRAEQFQQQVLSERARITPPGARRRPSVFLSVEGGTTEPQTTPLLSQSHSVDELAELPPPAPMLSPGPPPGGTTFIHPLTGRPLDPSSPLALALAARERALSGRNTPTPTPSPTPSPTQGRAVERPETEGGATPPAPLEAPPSNSWRDEPVSITETASQVTSGSPGSGRSLEEVLVPPNVQGVQPALLDTEHTPPTVPPTLPSPAPTLSNLTARSLTMSSEEDAEPYTVTLPPALLSSSDEETREELRKIGLVPPPQPFSNGLLIKETPKATLSISPSGSRPSIAKTSSGKASDSTADSGVEDPHMETTSTVSTVSSMSTLSSESTDSTHASKPRSGLGRGRPAHLRDPLLKQSSDSELLPHPPSTGPSRPRYLFQRRSKLWGEEPRGQMGGSDESRPAAMGAELLSKDTHSLSEEPPMGAPLDPGRRSPVGGARCEENGEESKSLFSSLGELHTISQRSYGTTFTIRPGSRYPVSRRTPSPGATPERSEQLGPVRTFGPHHHHHTILKSSSLSLPQEPKEVRFVMRSASARARSRSPSPSPCASPCPSPVLGAPLLALRPFRQRPLALWSKYDVGEWLESVGLGEHRARFLEHEIEGAHLPALTKDDLAELGVTRVGHRMNIERALKQLLES from the exons AAATGCCTGCGATTGGACCTTGAGGCTCCAGTGTGGGTTTGTAAGCAGCGAGTTCTGGTCACTCTGACACAAAGCCTGACCGATGTGCTTAACTATGGCCTCTACCTCCCTGCCTTTAACGGGCGCGCCGGAAAGTTCCTTGATGAGGAGAGATTGCTCAGGGAGTATCCGTTCCCTACGGTCACACCTGTACCGTACCTAGAG TTCCGTTACAAGAGGCGTGTTTACACTCAGAGCTATGTAGATGACAAGCAACTGGCCAAACTACACACCAAG GCCAATCTAAAGAAGTTTATGGAGTATGTTCAACAAAGGTGTGTGGACAAGGTCTGCAGGTTCCTGGAGAAAGGGCTGGACCCCAACTTTCATGATGCTGATAGTGGGG AATCTCCTCTCACTCTCGTGGCCCAGCTGGACACTTGTGCCGATCTGATTAAGGTGTTAAGGAGCGGAGGAGCCCATCTGGACTTCAGAACCAGAGACGGCCTCACGGCGCTGCACAAAGCGGTCCAGACGCACAACCATGTAGCATTGACT ACATTGTTGGATCTGGGGGCGTCTCCGGACTATAAAGACAGTCGTGGGCTCACCCCCCTCTATCACAGTGCCATGGTTGGGGGAGATCCATACTGCTGCGAGCTGCTGCTGTACGATCACGCCCAGCTGGGCTACAGTGATGAGAACGGCTGGCAGGAGATCCATCAG GCTTGTCGTCATGGAAACGTGCAGCACCTTGAGCACCTGTTATTCTATGGAGCGGAGATGAGCGCTCAGAATGCCTCAGGAAACACAGCACTACACCTGTGTGCCCTCTACAACCAG GAAGGCTGTGCTAGAGTTCTCCTGTTTCGAGGAGCAAATAAAGAAATCAAGAACTACAACAACCAAACAGCATTTCAG GTTGCTATCATCGCAGGGAACTTTGACCTGGCAGAAATCATCAAGATTCATAAAACCTCAGATGTCG TGCCTTTCAGGGAGACCCCTTCTTATTCGTCTCGGCGGCGTGCGGTCTGCGTATCACCACGTCGCTCTCTGCTGCGATCGGCCAGTGATAATGCTCTAGATGAGAGTCTGCCAGCTCCCTCTCCGGCCCCCTCACTTCGCAGCCTACCCCCGCTGGAGCCCGACGACACCACCTCGTCCCAGCGCAGCCCCCAGGctgctcacactcacacacgtaGCCTCAGGAGACACACCCGCTCAGGAGGACACCTCAG CCCTGGCAGTCCTGTACAGAGAGATCCGAGTCCTCCTGCCGTGTCTCGAGGGCCCAAGCGACGGCTGTACAGTGCGGTGCCCGGCCGAACCTTCATCGCTGTCAGCTCCCACACTCCACAGGGCGAGGGTGAGATCACACTCAACCGAGGAGAGAGGGTCAAAG TGCTAAGCATAGGTGAAGGTGGATTCTGGGAAGGGTCAGTTAAAGGACGAACTGGCTGGTTTCCTGCCCACTGTGTAGAGGAAGTCCAGATGAGACAATATGACCCACGACTTG AGACAAGAGAGGATCGCACCAAGAGACTTTTCAGGCACTACACTGTTGGCTCCTACGACAACTATACCTCTTACAG TGATTATGTTATAGAAGAAAAAAGTGCAACGTTGCAGAAGAGAGACAGTGAAGGATTCGGCTTTGTGCTTCGGGGAGCTAAAG CTGAGACACCCATAGAAGAGTTCACACCTACTCCTGCTTTTCCTGCTCTGCAATATCTGGAGTCTGTGGATCTGGAAGGGGTAGCGTGGAGGGCAGGGTTAAGGACTGGAGATTTCCTCATagag GTAAATGGGGTGAGCGTAGTCAAGGTGGGACATAGGCAGGTGGTATCACTGATTCGGCAAGGTGGAAGTCGGCTAGTAATGAAGGTGGTGTCTGTCACACGCAAACCTGACACTGGAGACGTCATCCGCAAGAAAG cCCCACCACCTCCCAAAAGAGACCCAAGCACCAGCCTGACCCTGCGCTCAAAAAGCATGACTGCAGAACTGGAGGAGCTGG AGAAGTTGGATGAGATGTTGAGTTCGCCCAAAGAACCGGTTGTAGTGATGAGGCCACGTCCTGCGGATTCAGACTCCAGAGCAGCCACTGTGAAACAGAGACCATCAAGTCGCCGCATCACACAGGCTGAGATCAAT tCTCTTTTAGAGAGGCAGGGTTTGCCAATAAGTTCCCTGGCTGTGGACAAAAGTCACATGCAGCTGCCTCGGGGAATGTCAAGAACCAAGTCATTTG GTGCTCCTGAAGATGAAAGAATTTCAGCCTTGATTGGAGAGCATCGCTTTCCGAGAAGCTCCTCGATGACTGACAGCTTTAGACAAGATAGTATTCCGCCCCCTCCACAGACAGCTCCTCCACCACCTCCCACTCCCTACTTCCTAGATTCCGGGCCACCACCATCCTTTCATCCACCTCCGCCCCCTTCTCGCGCTGCCAACCAGAGCCGTTCAAGCTTCCGCCCAGGGGCGGAGCCCAAACTCCATGGCCCAGTCACGACAGACCGCCAGCGAAAAACACGCTCCATGATCATTCTTCAGGACACTACCCATTTGCCAGTGGAGCCTGCCCCTATTGCAAGACCACAAACGCCTACCTCTGGAGTGGTTCCACCTGAACGTGGCCGTAGGCGTGGACCACCTGTGGAGAATCCGTATGCTAACGTAGGTCGTCTAAGTGCAGTCTATACTCCTACCAAGCCCCAGCGTAGAAAGAGCCAATTAGTCAAACAAGGACCAGTTGAGGAGGGAGCTGCTACAACTAGTAGAGACCCCTCTCCTTTGGGAGGGTCACGGATTCCCCACAGTAGCCGAGCAGAGCAGTTCCAACAGCAAGTTCTCTCTGAGAGAGCTAGAATTACACCTCCAGGTGCCCGACGCAGACCGAGCGTTTTCCTATCTGTAGAAGGAGGCACGACTGAGCCGCAAACAACCCCATTACTTTCTCAGTCCCACTCAGTGGATGAGTTGGCCGAGCTGCCTCCACCTGCACCAATGCTTTCCCCTGGCCCACCACCAGGGGGCACCACTTTTATACACCCTCTAACAGGTCGACCACTGGATCCTTCCTCACCACTAGCACTTGCACTGGCTGCACGAGAACGTGCCCTTAGTGGCCGGAATACACCCACTCCTACACCTTCGCCCACACCTTCGCCCACTCAAGGTCGAGCAGTTGAAAGGCCAGAGACAGAAGGAGGAGCGACACCACCTGCTCCTCTTGAGGCTCCTCCATCAAATTCCTGGAGAGACGAACCGGTTAGCATCACAGAAACGGCAAGCCAAGTGACTAGCGGTAGCCCTGGGTCTGGACGAAGCCTGGAAGAGGTACTTGTCCCGCCAAACGTGCAAGGTGTCCAACCTGCACTGTTGGATACAGAACATACCCCACCGACAGTCCCACCCACTCTACCTTCCCCTGCCCCTACCCTCTCAAATCTGACTGCTCGAAGTCTGACTATGAGCTCTGAGGAGGATGCGGAGCCTTACACAGTGACACTTCCCCCTGCATTGCTCTCGTCCAGTGATGAGGAAACCAGAGAGGAGCTTCGGAAGATAGGCCTCGTGCCGCCCCCTCAACCATTCTCTAATGGCCTTCTAATTAAAGAAACACCCAAAGCCACTCTAAGTATTTCACCTAGTGGATCACGGCCATCCATTGCAAAGACCTCCTCTGGGAAAGCAAGTGATTCTACGGCAGACTCTGGTGTTGAAGACCCACATATGGAGACCACCAGTACAGTTTCCACAGTCTCCAGCATGTCCACTTTGTCTTCGGAGAGCACAGACTCCACTCATGCTAGTAAACCACGTTCTGGGTTGGGGCGTGGTCGCCCCGCCCATCTCAGGGACCCACTGCTTAAACAGTCATCAGACAGTGAGCTGCTTCCACACCCACCCAGCACAGGCCCCAGCCGTCCACGCTACCTATTCCAAAGACGTTCCAAACTCTGGGGGGAAGAGCCCCGGGGCCAGATGGGTGGGTCTGATGAAAGTCGGCCTGCTGCAATGGGGGCAGAGTTGCTAAGCAAAGACACTCATTCACTGAGTGAGGAGCCACCGATGGGAGCACCTCTTGACCCTGGCAGGAGATCACCTGTGGGAGGTGCCAG ATGTGAGGAGAATGGAGAAGAGAGTAAATC ACTCTTTAGTAGTTTAGGGGAGCTTCACACCATCTCTCAGCGAAGTTACGGCACCACCTTCACAATCCGTCCTGGCAGCCGATACCCAGTGTCCCGTAGGACTCCAAGCCCTGGAGCCACACCAGAACGGAGTGAACAGCTGGGGCCTGTCCGTACATTCGGccctcatcaccatcatcacacAATCCTCAAGTCTTCTAGCCTAAGTTTGCCCCAGGAGCCCAAAGAGGTGCGTTTCGTCATGAGGAGCGCCAGCGCTCGAGCCCGCAGCCGTTCTCCATCCCCCTCTCCATGCGCCTCCCCCTGCCCTTCACCTGTACTGGGAGCCCCACTCCTGGCCCTGCGGCCATTCAGGCAGCGCCCCCTAGCACTGTGGAGTAAGTATGATGTGGGAGAGTGGCTAGAGAGTGTGGGACTAGGAGAACATCGTGCCCGTTTTTTGGAGCATGAGATTGAAGGCGCCCACCTGCCTGCACTGACCAAGGATGATCTGGCAGAATTAGGGGTGACGCGGGTGGGACACCGAATGAACATCGAACGTGCACTGAAGCAGCTGCTGGAGAGTTGA